A part of Kitasatospora acidiphila genomic DNA contains:
- the thpR gene encoding RNA 2',3'-cyclic phosphodiesterase, protein MGMASSAAASGHGDPSGPRDRPPRRRGRGGAGGEWSHEALRRGAAPSEVLAELDATVAPLRELPGAERLRWTAPQGRHLTLAFLGAVDEERLPALEDGLAQAVLGHPVHRLRLAGGGHFHDRVLWVGLAGETWALRGLARSVTTVTGEVLGEEAPDLGEEVAFHPHLTLARAGRSGHPDAEERKALRTAAQRLETFQGADFTVAAVHLMRSEFHGGPAQYTRVRSWALHPA, encoded by the coding sequence ATGGGGATGGCGAGCTCCGCAGCCGCGTCTGGCCACGGGGACCCCTCCGGACCCCGTGACCGGCCGCCGCGAAGGCGTGGAAGAGGTGGCGCGGGCGGAGAATGGAGTCATGAGGCTCTTCGTCGCGGTGCTGCCCCGTCCGAGGTACTCGCCGAGCTGGACGCCACCGTGGCGCCGCTGCGTGAACTGCCGGGCGCGGAGCGGCTTCGCTGGACGGCACCCCAGGGGCGGCATCTGACGCTGGCGTTCCTGGGCGCGGTGGACGAGGAGCGACTGCCGGCGTTGGAGGACGGGCTCGCGCAGGCGGTACTGGGACACCCGGTGCACCGGCTGCGGCTCGCCGGGGGCGGGCACTTCCACGACCGGGTGCTCTGGGTCGGGCTGGCCGGTGAGACCTGGGCGCTGCGGGGGCTGGCGCGCTCGGTGACCACGGTGACGGGCGAGGTGCTGGGGGAGGAGGCACCGGACCTGGGTGAGGAGGTCGCCTTCCACCCGCATCTGACCCTGGCCCGCGCTGGCCGCAGCGGCCACCCTGACGCCGAGGAGCGGAAGGCGCTCCGGACGGCGGCCCAACGGCTGGAGACGTTCCAGGGCGCGGATTTCACGGTGGCGGCGGTCCATCTGATGCGCAGCGAGTTCCACGGGGGCCCTGCGCAGTACACGCGGGTGCGCAGTTGGGCACTGCACCCCGCATAG
- a CDS encoding alpha/beta fold hydrolase, producing MTSNNTTANNTTSTQLTPPLGGFQEIDGRRIFVHQAGSGDGPAVVFLPGASAVGLDYLGIQQQVAQFTTAVTYDRAGTGYSDPAALPRTGTAVATELHELLHAQGIAGPYVLVAHSLGGAYAHRFAQLYPQEVAGLVWLDAFHRDWDDFVPAELSLAATEQIAPTEEQLRQALPFMRGFVAEMLADYPEHVRESLVEYHVSDRWIHAGIAERASMAALADELRSGADIPDVPLIALTPLAVDPAQQALMSEEALRELHDGKTRLYASMAGAVSDGEQRILTDTNHSQLCFERADLVVQAIRDVVDRATRA from the coding sequence ATGACTTCGAACAACACCACCGCGAACAACACCACTTCGACCCAGCTGACCCCTCCGCTCGGCGGGTTCCAGGAGATCGACGGCCGCCGCATCTTCGTGCACCAGGCGGGCAGCGGCGACGGACCGGCCGTCGTGTTCCTGCCCGGCGCCAGCGCGGTCGGCCTGGACTACCTCGGCATCCAGCAGCAGGTCGCGCAGTTCACCACCGCCGTGACGTACGACCGCGCCGGCACCGGCTACAGCGACCCGGCCGCACTGCCGCGCACCGGCACCGCGGTCGCCACCGAACTGCACGAGCTGCTGCACGCCCAGGGCATCGCCGGCCCCTACGTCCTGGTGGCGCACTCCCTCGGCGGCGCCTACGCGCACCGGTTCGCCCAGCTCTACCCGCAGGAGGTGGCCGGGCTGGTCTGGCTGGACGCCTTCCACCGCGACTGGGACGACTTCGTGCCCGCCGAGCTGAGCCTGGCGGCGACCGAGCAGATCGCACCGACCGAGGAGCAGCTGCGGCAGGCGCTGCCGTTCATGCGCGGGTTCGTCGCCGAGATGCTGGCCGACTACCCGGAGCACGTGCGGGAGTCGCTGGTCGAGTACCACGTGAGCGACCGGTGGATCCACGCCGGCATCGCCGAACGCGCCTCGATGGCTGCCCTCGCCGACGAACTGCGCTCCGGGGCGGACATCCCCGACGTCCCGCTGATCGCGCTCACCCCGCTGGCCGTCGACCCTGCCCAGCAGGCGCTGATGTCGGAGGAGGCGCTGCGCGAGCTGCACGACGGCAAGACCAGGCTGTACGCGTCCATGGCGGGCGCGGTCTCGGACGGCGAACAGCGCATCCTCACCGACACCAACCACAGCCAGCTGTGCTTCGAGCGGGCCGACCTCGTGGTCCAGGCGATCCGCGACGTCGTCGACCGGGCGACTCGCGCCTAG
- a CDS encoding SigE family RNA polymerase sigma factor gives MGSWQRAERLDFVEFVQQRSAALFRTAYVLTGHQQVAEDLVQEALEKACRRWRRIAATDSPEAYVRRILVNLANDRWRRAKRAGERFEVPERADPHDSYRQVELRDGLVRALHALPIGMRTVVVLHYLHDQGPDEIAETLGITASSVRSQLSRGVAKLRMSEINFPQFEGA, from the coding sequence GTGGGTAGCTGGCAGCGGGCCGAGCGGCTCGACTTCGTCGAGTTCGTCCAGCAGCGCTCTGCGGCACTCTTCCGGACCGCCTACGTGCTGACCGGCCATCAGCAGGTGGCCGAAGACCTGGTGCAGGAGGCGCTGGAGAAGGCGTGCCGGCGCTGGCGGCGGATCGCGGCGACCGACTCGCCGGAGGCGTATGTGCGGCGGATCCTGGTCAACCTGGCCAACGACCGCTGGCGGCGCGCCAAACGGGCCGGCGAGCGGTTCGAGGTGCCCGAGCGGGCCGACCCGCACGACTCGTACCGGCAGGTGGAGCTGCGCGACGGGCTTGTCCGGGCACTGCACGCGCTGCCGATCGGCATGCGCACCGTGGTGGTGCTGCACTACCTGCACGACCAGGGACCGGATGAGATCGCCGAGACGCTGGGCATCACGGCGAGCTCGGTGCGCTCCCAACTCTCCCGGGGCGTGGCCAAGCTCCGTATGTCCGAGATCAACTTCCCGCAGTTCGAAGGTGCTTGA
- a CDS encoding PASTA domain-containing protein, translated as MTIPQHGSDTPDPEFGKALTHAMENFANDPQPPVFNAPAMVGRARRRRRLMVGGAAAAVVVLGAGVAFGAQAARPGTGQVNAAVGAVATNTAPATPASSGTPSAGPTSTPASSGTPSPGPTTASPAIAGSVVVPAVIGQSEATARQVLAAAGLQVGTVHDFTDWHTAAGLVISTQPAAGASVPGGTVVNLFVSKGKP; from the coding sequence ATGACGATCCCGCAGCACGGTTCCGACACCCCTGATCCCGAGTTCGGAAAGGCGCTGACCCACGCTATGGAGAACTTCGCGAACGACCCGCAGCCTCCGGTCTTCAACGCGCCCGCGATGGTCGGCCGGGCCAGGCGGCGCCGACGCCTGATGGTGGGCGGTGCGGCGGCCGCAGTGGTGGTGCTGGGGGCGGGGGTGGCCTTCGGGGCTCAGGCCGCGCGACCGGGGACGGGGCAGGTGAACGCGGCGGTCGGCGCGGTCGCCACGAACACCGCACCCGCCACACCCGCCTCCTCCGGCACCCCTTCCGCCGGGCCGACCTCGACCCCCGCCTCCTCCGGCACCCCCTCCCCCGGGCCGACCACCGCCTCACCCGCGATCGCAGGGTCGGTCGTGGTGCCGGCCGTCATCGGTCAGTCCGAGGCCACGGCTCGGCAGGTGCTGGCCGCCGCCGGGCTGCAGGTGGGCACGGTGCACGACTTCACGGACTGGCACACGGCGGCGGGGCTGGTGATCTCCACGCAGCCCGCGGCCGGTGCGAGCGTCCCGGGGGGCACGGTGGTCAATCTGTTCGTGTCCAAGGGAAAGCCGTAG
- a CDS encoding GNAT family N-acetyltransferase, whose protein sequence is MKIRPGGPDDVPAILAMLDTTMEWLVAQGRTGQWGDQPWSTNEARVAQLTKYATDYLMRIAEDDDGRLIGVCVLAQELSEYIPPADLPELYLRFLATDRTRKNTGVGAALIADARAETARRGLPLLRVDCYGGDDRRLVAAYRALGFTETEPFEVPRPDGTPWPGQLLEIRLGSPQAGGAS, encoded by the coding sequence ATGAAGATTCGACCCGGTGGCCCCGACGACGTCCCAGCCATTCTCGCCATGCTCGACACCACCATGGAATGGCTGGTCGCCCAGGGGCGCACCGGTCAGTGGGGCGACCAGCCGTGGTCCACCAATGAGGCCCGGGTGGCTCAGCTGACCAAGTACGCCACCGACTACCTGATGCGCATCGCGGAGGACGACGACGGCCGGCTGATCGGCGTCTGCGTGCTCGCCCAGGAGCTCTCGGAGTACATCCCGCCCGCCGACCTGCCCGAGCTCTACCTGCGCTTCCTCGCCACCGACCGGACCCGCAAGAACACCGGTGTCGGCGCCGCCCTGATCGCCGACGCCCGCGCCGAAACCGCCCGCCGCGGCCTGCCCCTGCTGCGCGTCGACTGCTACGGCGGCGACGACCGCCGACTGGTCGCCGCCTACCGCGCCCTCGGCTTCACCGAGACCGAGCCCTTCGAGGTGCCGCGCCCGGACGGCACCCCGTGGCCGGGCCAGCTCCTGGAGATCCGGCTCGGCTCGCCGCAGGCCGGTGGTGCGTCGTGA
- a CDS encoding Type 1 glutamine amidotransferase-like domain-containing protein — translation MTAPEPTILATSGGHRPGGRTMVAFNSLVHHAVELSGAHGRRPRVMYIGTAIGDAEHFTARMLEAGRAAGFDLTPLTLFPMPNLEDIESAVLEQDVVWVMGGSVANLLAVWRVHGLDAILRRAWEAGVVLSGVSAGSICWFQGGATDSFGPQLRPITNALGFLPYGNGVHYDVDAGRRPLIHQLVADGTLPEAHCTDDGVGLVYRGTKLVETVTETPGKGAYLVTRDGTSAVEERLEPRLLPAPPR, via the coding sequence GTGACCGCGCCCGAGCCGACCATCCTCGCCACCTCCGGCGGCCACCGTCCCGGCGGGCGCACCATGGTGGCGTTCAACTCCCTGGTGCACCACGCGGTCGAGCTGTCGGGTGCGCACGGCCGCCGGCCCCGGGTGATGTACATCGGGACGGCGATCGGCGACGCCGAGCACTTCACGGCGCGGATGCTGGAGGCCGGCCGGGCCGCCGGGTTCGACCTGACGCCGCTGACCCTGTTCCCGATGCCCAACCTCGAGGACATCGAGAGCGCCGTTCTCGAGCAGGACGTCGTCTGGGTCATGGGCGGTTCGGTGGCCAACCTGCTGGCCGTGTGGCGGGTCCACGGGCTCGACGCGATCCTGCGGCGCGCCTGGGAGGCCGGCGTGGTGCTCAGCGGCGTCAGCGCCGGATCGATCTGCTGGTTCCAGGGCGGCGCCACCGACTCCTTCGGCCCTCAACTGCGCCCGATCACCAACGCACTCGGCTTCCTGCCCTACGGTAATGGCGTCCATTACGACGTCGACGCGGGACGCCGCCCACTGATCCACCAGCTCGTCGCGGACGGCACCCTGCCGGAAGCGCACTGCACCGACGACGGCGTGGGCCTGGTCTACCGCGGCACCAAGCTGGTCGAGACCGTGACCGAAACCCCGGGCAAGGGCGCCTACCTGGTCACCCGTGACGGCACCTCAGCCGTCGAGGAGCGCCTGGAACCCCGTCTGCTCCCCGCCCCGCCGCGCTGA